Genomic DNA from Paracoccus sp. MBLB3053:
GCTGCAGCTAGGTTCCGGAAATGAAGACGATACTCGCCCTTGCCGCGCTTGTCCTTTCCGCAAGCATTGCCGACGCCCGGGACCGGGCGGGTCAGTTCGACTATTATGTCCTTTCGCTGAGTTGGTCCCCAAGCTGGTGCGCCATCGAAGGCCGCGAGGAAGGATCGGATCAATGCGATGCCGGTCGCAGGCTGGGCTTCACGGTCCATGGGCTATGGCCACAATACGAAAAAGGGTGGCCATCAGACTGTCGGACGAACGCCCGGGATCCTTCACGTCTCGAAACCCGCGAGATGGCCGATGTGATGGGGTCGGCCGGACTGGCTTGGTATCAATGGAAAAAGCACGGCCGCTGCTCGGGGCTTTCGTCTCGAGACTATTTCACGCTGATCCGTCGCGCCTCGGACAGCGTGAACTTGCCGAAAGTTCTTGAACGCCTGAGCAAGGACGTCAACCTGCCATCTCGCGTGATCGAAGATGCCTTTCTGGAATCCAATCCGGAAATGCGCCGCGACGGGATCACGGTCACCTGCCGGAGCCGCTCTTTGCAGGAAGTGCGGATCTGCCTGACCAAGGATCTTGAGCCGCGCGATTGCGCCCCCGACAGCCGTCGCGACTGCCAGGGTAGTTTTCTGATGCCCGCGCCGCGCTAGGCGGACGCAGCATCGGCCCGGACGGCTGTTAACCGAATCGCAATGATTTGGGCCGAGGCTGGGATTGCGGGACAGGCGCAAAGGCAGGGCGCCAACTCGAAAGCCACACCCGGCCCGTGCTCCGTCGGGCGGGTGTGCGCTGCCCTTCCGACCCAGCCATCACCCTTCGTCGGCGACCTGCAGCAGGATCTTTCCGATATGCTCGCTGCTTTCCATCCGGCGATGCGCCTCGGCCGCGTCGGCCAGGGGGAATGTGCTGTCGATCACCGGGCGGACCGCGCCCGCCTCGACAAGCGGCCACAGCTCGCAGCGCAAGTCATTCGCAATGCGCGCCTTGGCGGCTTCGGACTGCGGGCGCAAGGTGGAGCCGGTGACATGCAGGCGGCGCATCATGATCTGCGCGAAATTGAGATCGGCCTTGGCCCCGCCAAGAAAGGCGATCATCACGAGGCGCCCATCATCGGCAAGCGACTTCAGATTTCGCGCGATGTAACTGCCCCCAACCATGTCGAGAATGAGATCGGCCCCGCCCGACTTGCC
This window encodes:
- a CDS encoding ribonuclease T2, translating into MKTILALAALVLSASIADARDRAGQFDYYVLSLSWSPSWCAIEGREEGSDQCDAGRRLGFTVHGLWPQYEKGWPSDCRTNARDPSRLETREMADVMGSAGLAWYQWKKHGRCSGLSSRDYFTLIRRASDSVNLPKVLERLSKDVNLPSRVIEDAFLESNPEMRRDGITVTCRSRSLQEVRICLTKDLEPRDCAPDSRRDCQGSFLMPAPR